TGCACGATTGACAAATTAAAGTTACTTTTTCTATATGTACTATATCTGCACACCATGTGCTGTGTCACGAATTCagaatattaattacaatttcaatttgactctattttttcttcttctttggatGATTTAAACTATTGACCTGCCCTTGTAACTTCTTGCAATCCTAAAATGTAAAATGAGAGGAGATCAAAATCAGAATTTGGTCAATAATAACCTGATCATCAATTCCATggcaaattaatttaaacagaAGTAGAATCACATTCACTTTTATTTCtgtcaatatttttagattgtaCACTCATGACTCATGTCAACGTGCAAGCGACTTGAATTGAggcataaaaactaaaataattaaatacaagATAGAGAGAATTGCTTAGTGCGTTCTGCTGTTGTGTTGCCTATTAGAAAAGTTTCTGATAAACTACGTTTCATTTTCACTGGAATCAGTGCGTCTAAGACCTTtctattaaaacatttttttcgagtagttttatattattatctaattataatttatgattatatgattttttaatataattataattaaaattaataaactcaTCATATTAcacataacaatttttttaatactatacttaataatatatgattaaatatCGGTGTATATTTAGCATCGTTACTTTTAGGACAACTTCCCTTGTATCACTATAAACTATATAGAAGGcacttcattatttttatttaagtctAACtgctttatcaaaattaattataaatgaattaaaaatcattaattactttaaaaaattataattaatttaaataattctattaattgtaattattaattaataattttaaaaaataatcaaaatcattaatttataaaattaggagaacaaatattataatttagtcAAATATGAGTGAAATTCTCGATATAAAAATTACTGTTATTCTCatttattaatcatatttattatttagtgtCGAATTCTAACTTAAGCTTTTGAGTATGTGTTGCAAATATCTCAATCCTCAAAAAACTAAACATCTGGATACTAAAAAATAAGACTCTTGGAGTAAAAGAAATATTCAGTAATTGGCTAACTAACTTCGACAGGTACAAGACATTTATTAAACTTATAATTCAtggttttttctatttttttctttgttttcctaaaaaaatcatttattgtcttgattaattttatatatatatatatatatatatatatatatatatatatatatatatatatattatagagtttatctcaaaattaattaactttgagTGAAGTTGTTTAACAAGCGAGCACCAGCCTATTAGAATAAATGATTTATCAAGAtgaattatagttttttttaataaactatagATTCTGAACCTATTAAATAAGattctttttgaaaaccattgcATCCCAACAATTGAGGCCGACAACGTGTGACTTTCCAGCAAtatgatttaatattatattatgttattgtctTGCATAGAAATACAATACAGCTCCCATATATACATATTTGAGgtgtagaaaaatatttttgatgagAAAAGCGAATTGAATGTTTCGTAGAAacaggaaaagaagaaagaaagaagggaaGCGATAGTCACACCAATATTGTTCGAGTTGAAAGTTTTTAGATTTTGGAATTGGAATAGAATGTGTTTCATTCGatgaaagaaaaagggaaaggtGATTCCACAAAGCACTGAAGATACAGGGAAAGATCAAAGTCGGTGAAAGGAAAGTCTCTTTTGTTTAGTTGGGAAGGATAAGATCACCACAAATCTTTTTTATCAATGCATTGTCCCACTCTGTCCTTTAATTAATTActcccataattttttttataaatatagagtatttattttctcctttttatcttttatcttgtcacttattattagaatttttctttccatttaactattctatatattttttcatgtcagataaagaaagaaatggTGATCTGGTCTCCCCGACGTGACGTCTTACTCCTTGCTGACGTTGTTTGGCTGGCCCCACCTTTTGTGTGACGCGcgataatatttgatttttgctTTTGTGTTAATTTTAGGTTGGTGGATGTAACGTGCAATAGAATCTCACAAATCATAACCTTTCTCCAGTTCTCCCTACACCTGCTTCTGTTTGATGGCTGTAGAGACAATAGAGGTTGGAAAAATAACATCCAGACTTTTACGGTCAAACACTCTTTGGATTTGTTGCAAGttcaccaaaaaattaaataaaaaacaagcaCGCACGCACGCACGCAATGATTTGTAAATGAAAGAATGACTTGATCAATTGGAGTAGAATAGCGTTGGTCTATATTGTTTCTTAAGTAAAGTAtctattaatgattattttttaagatgataatttaactgatttttaataaaatcttacTTTTAATGTACGTATAGATTTAGACatgttatgaatattttttatttatttatagaaaacacATGTATTATCCACAATTCAAGTATTCCATGAGTTATTTGTTTTAGTGATAGTAATTACTAGTTAGGTGGCACTATTAAGTatccatttattttaaatttaaacaaaaattattctaataaaattgtattcaaaataatatacataattgaaatatatgcttaagttaattttaattataaaattgcattaaattatgagtcataatatatatatatatatatatatatatatgagaaattaatattatttttttgttaaatgaaCATTAATTAAGGGGTGGTGATAGAGAAGATATAAGATTGACTTGGTAGTTTGGCAATAGAGGATAATAAAGAAAGGGGTATGTAGTAAATTcgagttttttcaaaaataaaaattaataattaatatttattggaaaaaaagagtgatgatggatttgattattaaaaaaaaaaaagtgacataactatttctttcttggaagaatgaaagaaggcACCAAGATTCTCTGTATGCTTTCCCCACATTTTTTTCATGAACAGCCTTGTTTTAGTTGTTTACCTCTGAACCTATACTAGTAGTAATTAAATGGACCATTGTTTCATTATTGTATTAAGTTTGATCCTGCGCTTGAGTTGAGGTGAGGTGAGAAAAAgcagttttataaatttatcaaattttaaaattgaattagttaTTGGACAGGTGAAATATTAATTATCGGTTTGTTGATTTAAACAATTTATATGAATTGGCgtagaataatttatttgaattgaaGCAATAAAGTACCATACATGAATATGTGAAGCTTGAGCATAATTGGCACAATACATGAGTTTGGATTCTTTCCGATTACTAGTTTTTCTAATAGGAGAGAGAAACACACAAAGAGTTTAACAGCaagttttttgtgttttttttttctcttctgtaAAATTCCAATACAtgaataggattttttttttctgcaacaGACAAAGGTGTCTGTAGATAGGTTATAATACAAAATTGTTGAAAACTTCTTATAATGCTACAACTTCTCAACTTTCAATAGAAACTTCACACCCAATATCCAGACTCCTCCAGAGGCATCCCTTAAAACACCAACATAACCAGTATGTCGCCCTCAATGTCTAATTGAACCATTGTATTTAACCCAGCTGTGTGGAGGGAATCTCcattgcaaatttttttttaatgatagttTCTTCTTGATGCAATTCCAATCCAATCCATTCTAAATGAATTGCTATTACGTTTCAGATTGGATTGAAGGCCATGAACACTCtagcaaaatcaaaattattaagatAAATAACTAGTTAGGAAATATAATGTTGATTTGGCGATGAAAAAAGAAGGATGAAGGgaaaaattataagtttaaattttcttaataacaaaaactaataactaatatttattaacaaataaataattgagaTGGTTTTATAATTATTCATTAGTATGCTAGTAATAAGTTgactgaaaataaataaattaaaagatcaaCGAGGACAAAATTGAAACTCaagatgtgttttttttaaaacataagtaATAGGAAGCTTAAAATGTTTGAGAACTCGTTTTcctattatatttgtatttgcaattcattgattttatttatttttcttttgagtaCCATATTGAAaccaaacaaataaagaaatagtGGAGTAAAGAAAATACTTACCGTGTCAAAGGCATATTGGAAAGAGCATAACTGAGGTGGCAATGAAGGAATAGATAATGATTTCTGGTTTGTCAGAAGGCACATGGGATGAGAAGAAGATTCTATGTGTTGTTGAATAGTACCGTACATTACACTGGTCGGTATTCGCAGCTGAGCTGACTTTCCTTGTTCCTTCCTCAGCAGAGTGATGATAGTGAATCACAACGTGTAATTTTCActtcttaattaataaatactacTACTATTCGCTACCAACcttttaactataaaattataactCAGCGACTACAAATCCATATAAGATTAGTTGCTGGCATTGGCAAGCAATCTggtttctctctcctctctctctctctgctctGAGTCACAGGTATGCTCTCGCTGGACACTTACTTCCTTCATGCCTcttgcttttcttcttcttgtctcattcagctcaaactcccatttctctctcattttccaTTTTCCGGTTTTATCGACAATCCCCACACAAACTCCCATTTCTGTCTCAAATACCCGTTGGCCAACCGACCTCTTTACCATTCAATTTCGTCCAGTTTCAGCAACtacttcgatttttttttttaattattagtttcatGGTTAAGTCTCTCTCTTCTGTTACTAGCCAGTCTTGTGCTGAACTTTTAAAACCTCGAACTTTCCTTAGAGGTTGGCGATTTTGCGATTTTGGCACCCAAAGGGGTTGAATTTTTTGGCATGTATGGTCTTTCCTTGTGCATttattcttcttcccttattgaCTCGTTGAGTCAaatgctttctttttcttttcttttttttacggAACAGAGCCTTTCGGTTATGTAGTATAATTTGTGTGTATGTTTCCGCAATCTTAAAATTCGCGTTACTGCTAGCGTATCCGATCAAAAGTTCTTTCCTCGGGAACCATGACACGAgtaatataaactttttcatttttttctgttttactcgtctatttattcttttatattctttttctgTAGTTTCTGGTTACCTTATTAATGTCAGGAGTTCTTCTATgatcttttattatttgatgaagTCTCAGTTGCGAGATTTAACTGGTTACTAGTGGATGATAATTTAAAGTGTATTGAACCTATTGATGTCTATCTATAAATATTGCGAGATTTATTTTAGCTCCTTGATTGATCATTCAGATTCTAAAAATTAACACCACCTCCTTCCACCCAAAAAGAAATCCTAGTTCCATATGAGAGTGAGTCTGCATCTCATGTCTCTGGAGAAGGTGTACAGCTCTCAGGATgtttttaatcatatatttcTTACATTACATGAATTCATGCGAGAATCTCTTCCGTAgtctggatttttttttctttttccctttatatatttttgaagtttgaatttacttttctttagctcatcttaattatttttagatcttCATATGTAAACCTGTTTGAACATATTTCTTTGCTTTATTTAATCACCGTTAACTGCTCTTAATAATTCTATCTAATTTTATTATGCAGGTTGTGAACCGTTGTTGGCACTTGGCAGATAATTATTGCATCTAATGAGTCATCTGCAAAAATTGTGTCTCTGAATGACCATCAAGTGATCCAGTGCGATTGGAAAGAACCTTCCCAATTACAAAGATTGACTACTTGTTATTCTCATTGATTTTTCTTGGCGGAGTGAATACTTCTTTTCTAGATGCAAACGTCTCAGAAGCACCCTAGTTCAGCTGGTGCCCATTTCTATCACCAGCCTGTGCAAGGCATTTACCAAATGTTGCAAAGCAATCTATGCCAAGATAGCAGCAGCCAGGGAACAAGTGTTTCATTTGAAACCTGTAAGGAGCAATACTTTACTCTGGAATCATGCCCAGCACCCACTAATGATTTCATGGATTGTGATGATTCTCCTTCCTATGCCAGTGTATCATCTAAAAGGACTCCATTTTCTCCACAAGGTTCTCAGTCATGCTATTCAGATCACCACCAGTCCTCTGACAACACCTATGGTTCGCCAATAAGTGGCTTGTCTAGTGTTGATGACCGGCATCAACTAAAGCACAAGCTAAGAGAACTAGAGATTTCATTGTTGGCGCCTGAGGAATCAGACATTACAGACAGTTGCGGCTGCTGCGTCGTCAAGGGTGGCCTCCATGGATCATCTCAGTTGGCCAAACATAACTGGGATCAGATAGCAGAAAATATTGCACAATTTGACTTGAAAGGAGCCCTCAAGGTATGTGCACAGGCTGTGTCTGACGATGATGTTCCGACAGCAAGAGGCTGGATAGATAATGTACTGGGGAAATTGGTATCAGTCTCTGGTGATCCAATCCAGAGGTTGGGTGCTTACTTGTTAGAGGGGCTTAGAGCAAGGTTGGAATCATCAGGGAATCTCATCTACAAATCCCTTAAGTGTGAACAACCAACAAGCAAAGAGCTAATGAGTTACATGCACATTTTGTACCAGATTTGCCCATACTGGAAGTTTGCATACATATCTGCAAATGCTATCATCCAAGAAACAATGGCAAATGAGTCAAGGATTCATataattgattttcaaattgCGCAGGGCACACAGTGGCATTTACTTATCCAGGCTCTTGCACATAGGCCAGGGGGACCCCCCTCCCTTCGTGTGACCGGTGTTGATGACTCACAGTCGACTCATGCACGAGGTGGAGGACTTTGGATTGTTGGAGAAAGGCTTTCAGATTTTGCCAGGTCTTGTGGAGTTCCATTTGAATTCCACAGTGCTGCAATATCTGGCTGTGAGGTTGTACGAGGAAATATTGAAATCCGAGCAGGGGAAGCTCTGGCTGTAAACTTTCCTTATGTTTTGCACCACATGCCAGATGAGAGTGTGAGCACCGAAAATCACAGGGATAGATTGTTGAGGTTGGTTAAGAGCTTGTCTCCCAAGGTTGTTACCTTTGTTGAGCAAGAATCCAACACCAACACTTCTCCTTTCTTTCAGAGGTTTGTTGAGACCTTGGATTATTATACTGCAATGTTTGAATCTATAGATGTGGCTTGCCCCAGAGATGATAAGAAGAGGATTAGCGCAGAGCAGCACTGCGTGGCACGAGACATGGTCAACATGATAGCTTGTGAGGGGGTTGAGAGGGTGGAGAGGCATGAACTTTTTGGAAAGTGGAGGTCAAGACTTTCCATGGCTGGATTTAAACAGTGTCAATTGAGTTCTTCAGTGATGGTTGCTACCCAAAATCTCCTAAAGGAGTTCAGTCAAAATTATAGGCTTGAACATAGAGATGGTGCTCTTTATCTTGGCTGGATGAACAGACATATGGCCACCTCTTCTGCTTGGAGATGAAACTGACTGGTTCGAGCGTTTGCCTCCTTTTTGACTTTTAATTGAGCAAGTAGTCTCTCCATAGGACTTGAGATTTACCTCTGTTCTATAATGCATTTTGTAGAATCTCAAAGCTCGTTGTAAATGCTAATacataaatgaaagaaaaagaaacgtCTGGTATGACTTCAGCGTTATTTTCCTGCCCTCTTCCACGggctttagttttatttaactCGTGATATGAGTAGGATACTCAGCTTGTTTCCTCGTTTAGTTCCTTGTAGTGACTGAAATGAGAAACCTTACACCACACTACAGATGTACATTAAGCTCAAGGTTTTGGTCTACTACTCTACTATATATTACCCTGTAGTTGTTTCCTGAGTCATAATAGATACATAATTCTACGCATgcataagtttatttatttgcttTGTAGAAGTAGCACTTACCTGAACGTATATTGTGTAAGCCGTGAGTTCTCCCAAGAATCTTGTTCTTCTAAAACTTTTCACATTATTGTCCCTAATTAATGGATGTTCAcgtttaaatattgattcaagtgGTAACTGAGTTAATCTTAAGatataattaattgtataatttgacCCACAGAAGTAATAGCTTCATTATGCATAtgaaaattagttttgaaaaagGCCAAGATATTTACCTCCTAGAGCATATGTGGCAGCAGAACAATATCCTCGATGTCCCGGGCTGAATGCAGAGAGGATAAAGGAAGAGGCTTGGAAGCAAAGGAATCGATAGAAACAGAGATTAGCGCTGTAATTTccattcaaattttcaattaaaactaCCCATTAGCTTATTCTTAAACTAAAGAACAACCACACCATTTCGGATGTGGTTTGAACTATTTTCACACTTTCTACAGCATTTGCTCTTTGTCAGATATCTATTATAGTACTGTACTACTGTCTAACTAATTAGTGTAAGATCTATATTGTTTTTTTCCAACTAGTTAGGACCTATATGATGCCTAGCCTTTTCCAGCTAGGCTCACACTCAACTTCTCTGTCACAATTTATGTTCATgacattaattacttttatacGTACTCTTTATTTGCTTAAGGCTATCAAGTTGCCATTAATCACTACCAGAGTCCTAACCTTACAAGCtatcataggttcaacattcacaGAATTAAACAATTTTCCACCATCCAAATTCAAAGTACCTCACGAATTGAACATTACCCTCTTCAATCAGCACTAACCTTTCACGGTTATCCCTCTCGGGGGTCAACAACTGCAGTGCCCCTTACTACTTTCACTGCCcataaacaaaaaatgattcttgttgatgcctATCTATGCCATTATTTGCTACTATTTATACTTTTAGGAAGTCCAAGATTGACTATCAAACAAGATTTGTCAATGATCTCTACATGTATATGCCTAACAACTGCCATCGATAAGTACGCAGTGCAATGAAGATaagtaaaatagaaagaaaaaaactaggaattgtttctataaatttttctagaagtatttttaaaagaaatgaacTTAATTCATAGAAATTAACTtatctataaattaatttatagaaattttCTGATATAACTTctagataatttttaattcatgcataaattaattttaacttataaaaaaatattttattttttttcgttGTTAGAAGGACTTAACTTATCTAAACAAGTGCTTACatcagcaaaaataaaataaaatctaaacaaGTGCGTAACTTATCTAAGCATGCTCTGCTCTGATTAGGAATGGCAAAGGCAATAAAAAGGGTGACCTAAGGTCGTGTTTGGTAGATGAGCAAACACCAAACTTTAGGAAAAAGGTGAAGCCACGCCCACGCCTCTAAATCAACAAGAAGGCTTTGATGCTTTAAAACGTGCTGATGTTGATGTTCCGGGACTCTAAAACGTGTcaagaaaaaaacatgaaattgaTGATCATAATCAAATTTGGAGCAGACACGTTGTTCATCTGTGTCTGATGGCTGAAATCAAGTCTCTCATGCTGACCATTTTGATTAAGGGAGCACCGTCCACTGGTAATAAATACTTTGCACACGCGCTACAACATTCCGCTGGCCCAATCAAATGTCCAAAttctaaaaactaaaatcaacacaCACAATACAATTTATTTAAGTCTAAGACTGTGACAAATGCATAAGTACGTTTGGGTTGTAACACGTGGCCTAAACAATGAATCCCCAATTGCTGAAAAAATATTCAGCACAAAAGATTAAATGGTTACAAACTAAGTAATATTTTgcaattaagattttaaataagCGAAATAAATGAacgaaattataaataatatgaaaaataaaaattaataaagtccCAAATTGATCAATTACGAGAGAGgagaaaatttgatttaaattttcaaaatttattagaaataaactaatttaGATTATTTTCAAAGCTTAATTCTGTATTTCTAAAAAActcaataaaacaaaatttgagtGTGTGACAACTTCAACGGTAGCGTTATCTATTCAATATTTATGCATATAAACAAACCATATAAAAACAAGATTACTTatattgtataaattgtttgaattttttacttctgtttcttttattaaattttcatttatacacatttcttgatttttcatattttcaaactcaaattgaacttgtatttttttggttatttttaatttttaaaataaacagaaattaagtttacattaattttgttaaattaaaatattattttattatttcaatcataaattgagaaaaaaaacttatatatatatattcatataatattattaatagtatttttatttattttgaaattatattatattttaatctttcatgTCTAATTGAGatcctcttttatttttttcaagtcataaatattttctatcttagaaaattaataaaaataatattaaaaatcccTAGATTGCCGCAAGACATCTTTTTacataatttctaatttttaatattttcaattcaattacttcacgtaaattttttattagcttTTAATTTGTGTCATCTTTATGGTTATTAAACTTTCTTGTTTCCAAACTTTACATATTAAGCGATGACATTGACCATTGACCATTCACGGTATATCAAATTAAACTCtaacatatattataattaaatttattaaaataaaaattgtcacATGAtggcattttttttatgtaattttaattttaattcatttactaTACTAACATTGATTTTTCATGCTTCCAAACTTTTATTAAACCACATCTGACATAAAAGCTACACACATAGTGCATGTTTGGAGATCAATTGGGAAGCCGGCGAACGAACGTTCACCAACGgatctctttcttccttttacGAACGATCGTTGGATGAATCTCGTAAGTTATAATGCATGCAGCCGAAAATCCAACGGAAAAACAAACGTAACCATATACAGATATACTTTTGGAGACATGGATCAATATTGTTAACGTGAAGAGTAACCAAATACGTATGTATTAAGTGATTACATTGATCATTATATTGACCTTTAACATATATcaaattaaactctaaaatatattatagttaAGAATATTAAAGTAAGAATTGATGCATGccatttttatgtaatttttaacttttaatctgttttttcaattcaatgactttattgaattctttttattaacatttaattCGTTACATGAATATGCTTATGAATGAGTAAATGATCCTTTTGGTCATTGAATTTCTTATGCGCTATCACATTTGTCATTGaattgtaaaaatttaaaaaaataataaaaacataaatcaacaaaatgaaaaactaaTAGTATTCGCCTCTAATTGCGCCATTTCCTTATTTCTTTAGAACTAAATTCTATTGCCTAATGATCCTAGCTGGCACCTTAaagaatttgaaagaaaatcaaTTCTAGCTGAATTTTATTTCACGATTGTCGCGTGGCATGTGCTTGACTGCGATTAACTCAGCCAGATTCTCCGGGATTCTCCATAAATACCGTTTCTTACTTGCATTTTGATATCATATAAAACGTAATCTGGGTTTATTCTTTAGTCATCGATGATTATTTAAGAAGAAAACAATGGAATGAGTGTTTTGTATTTAAGCAGAATGGAGCGGGAGGAAGAGAGGGAACGGCGTCGTGTACGTGACAAGCAGAGGAGACAATCGATGAATAAAGAACAGAGGGAACGACACCTTGCACGACGCCGCAGAAACTACCAGCTTCGAAGACAGAGATCTGCAAATAATGCTCCATTAATGGCTGAAGCCTTGTCCACTCCTTCTAACTCATcatttcaaattcttcaaggtcaTCTCTAGTTAatgttaatttatcatatttattcagTTACTTGATGgttctttcattttgttaattGTGCTAATTAATCGACAAACAGGATCGTCAATTCCGCTGGAAGCTTTTCCGAGAAGGTTGCGTCTAAATGCAATTAAACGCCTTGCACGAAACCTGGGAACTCCAATGACTGTGCCACCTTCCATTGCCAACCACCCCGTCGCACCAGACTTGATATCACTATCAGCTTCAAGTGCTGATGATGGTCAgtaaatattattatagtaTTTCTTTTGGGGAAAAATATGTTAGTATATTTTAGGGTTGACACcttttgtctctctctctctcaggtagcataataacaaaatcaaaaccCTTACGTTTGAATTGTGTCAAACGCCTTGCTCGATCATTAAGTTTTCCAGCGGAAAAGACAGCACCACAGAATAACCACAATGGTATTATTGTTACTATGACGTTTTCAGAAAGTTGTTACTTTACACCATTTGTTTCTTCTTGTGTAATGGCTATTCAATAGAACAGAATAGGACACACTAGAATATAATCAAACACAAATCCCTGGCCTTTGTACAATCAAATCTTTGTACAATCGAATAGTATTCAaatctttattctttatttttactaattttaagaactttaattattttttatttgacaatATCGCTAAGGTAAAAGTTCCTAAAGTGCTGTatgagttataactcttcaaagTTGAAATTAAACTCCAACAGGAGGCACTAACTTTATCAATTACACTAGCACGTTATTTGAGTTATCTTGTTTATTATGCGTTTAATCATCCTATGTAGTAATATTCTTATGGGATGACATTCCATGAGTATCCTCCCCTAATTTACTCTTAGCCTCCTTATTCTCATTCtctcaattaaatatttataatattatatttttttatatgcaatTTACATGTTATTCCTTCAATTGGCCTAATTAAACATTTCTTCTAAaccatttcatattttttttatcttattatattttaattttttaaccgcTTATCCcatttaatttactttattttatctttttctttaaattgaattttaatgtttttttaggaaattattaatagtattttatatcaaaataaaagtagTCATTAAGAATCTGAaatctaatttatatatttgagtatatttttattatgatttttaattataaatcaatttatatattaattctttattctttatattttttgggtcgttaattgatttttatgaatattttctCCTCAAccaaaaatttccaaatcaattACTAGATTAGATCTTACAATTTCATAAATCACACCaagttttaatgaaataaataaatagagtctCAAAATAAATAGCATTggtctttttaattattctaagaTGATGTTAATGGACTATTGTGTCTTATTCCTTTCATAAGAGCATATATTACCTGCACTATTACGTTCTTGCTACAATTCTATATAGCTGATTGTTGCTATATTtcacattattttcttttcagtgAATGGGATGGAGAATGGGGAAGGTATATGAGTGGCAACAACTTCTTGAAAATCATTTGTTGAAGCTCGTCACCAGTCACAAACAATGTTAGAAATTAAATGGAATTGGGAGGAAGAAAAGTTTTTATTCAGCCCATGTGTATTGTTTATACACAGTGGATTGGATAGGGGGAAAAAAGTTAGAACATGGGCTGAATAATTATAGATGCtgttaataatttaaatctataaattatagatgcaataatttttatattccaatctaaatttcattaaatataattaattaatcaattaaatgatacaaaataaattttatttttctattctaaAA
This region of Glycine soja cultivar W05 chromosome 17, ASM419377v2, whole genome shotgun sequence genomic DNA includes:
- the LOC114394008 gene encoding scarecrow-like protein 13 yields the protein MQTSQKHPSSAGAHFYHQPVQGIYQMLQSNLCQDSSSQGTSVSFETCKEQYFTLESCPAPTNDFMDCDDSPSYASVSSKRTPFSPQGSQSCYSDHHQSSDNTYGSPISGLSSVDDRHQLKHKLRELEISLLAPEESDITDSCGCCVVKGGLHGSSQLAKHNWDQIAENIAQFDLKGALKVCAQAVSDDDVPTARGWIDNVLGKLVSVSGDPIQRLGAYLLEGLRARLESSGNLIYKSLKCEQPTSKELMSYMHILYQICPYWKFAYISANAIIQETMANESRIHIIDFQIAQGTQWHLLIQALAHRPGGPPSLRVTGVDDSQSTHARGGGLWIVGERLSDFARSCGVPFEFHSAAISGCEVVRGNIEIRAGEALAVNFPYVLHHMPDESVSTENHRDRLLRLVKSLSPKVVTFVEQESNTNTSPFFQRFVETLDYYTAMFESIDVACPRDDKKRISAEQHCVARDMVNMIACEGVERVERHELFGKWRSRLSMAGFKQCQLSSSVMVATQNLLKEFSQNYRLEHRDGALYLGWMNRHMATSSAWR
- the LOC114392272 gene encoding uncharacterized protein LOC114392272, translating into MEREEERERRRVRDKQRRQSMNKEQRERHLARRRRNYQLRRQRSANNAPLMAEALSTPSNSSFQILQGSSIPLEAFPRRLRLNAIKRLARNLGTPMTVPPSIANHPVAPDLISLSASSADDGSIITKSKPLRLNCVKRLARSLSFPAEKTAPQNNHNVNGMENGEGI